TCATCCGGGGCCTTTTGGTCCTGGCAAAGCTATGAAGGAGATCAATGACCATGCAGTCTGAAAAAGTAGCTCTCCTGTTTCCCGGCCAGGGATCGCAGTACGTAGGCATGGGGAAGGATTTTTACCAGACATTTAAAGTAGCAGAAGATGTTTTCGTGGAAGCGGGGGATTCGCTGAATCAGGATCTGGCAGATATTTGTTTCAAAGCTCCCAGGGAAGAACTGAATAAAACCGAGAATACCCAGCCGGCCATTCTCACCTCCAGCATTGCAACCCTGAAAGTTCTGATGCAGGAGTATGGCATCAAGCCGGTTATCCTGGCAGGTCACAGCCTGGGTGAATATTCGGCCCTGGTAGCTGCCGGGGTTATTTCTTTTTATGACGCCGTCCAGGTGGTCCGCGCCCGGGGGAAATTCATGCAGACAGCTGTCCCTTTAGGCTTTGGCACTATGGCTGCAGTCCTGGGAATGAAGAATGAACAACTGGAAAATATCTGTAGAGAAACAACCAACCCTGCCAGAGATAAGATCGTTGAACCGGCAAATTATAATTGCCCGGGGCAGGTTGTCATTTCCGGTCATGTCAAAGCAGTAGATGAAGCCACTTTAAAAGCCAAAAATGAAGGCGCCAGCCGGGCCGTCAAACTGCCGGTCAGCGCTCCATTTCACTGTTCACTGATGGAACCGGCAGCCCGAAAGCTGGCAGAAAAATTTCCTGCCGTCCAGGTTAACGAACCGCAGATTCCTGTCATCTCCAATGTTGATGCCGACACTAATTACAGCATCGATAAAACCAGTGATCTGCTGATTCGCCAAGTCAGCAACACCGTTCGCTGGGAAGAATCCATGAACCTTATGATTGCCCAGGGAATTACCCGCATCATTGAGGTGGGCCCGGGAAGAGTTCTGTCAGGACTGATGAAGCGCATTAACCGTCGGGTTAAAACCCATACGGTGGAAAACGTTGCCGATCTGAAAAAACTGGCCGAAGTTATCGGATGAACGATACAACCTCAGCTTTTGATTTTTCCGGGCGTACAGCCTTGGTCACCGGGGGAACCCGGGGCATTGGCCGGGCGATTGTTGCTTCCCTGGCATCACTGGGAACCCAGGTATACTTCTGCGGTACCAGCCGGGAACTGGGCAAAAGCGTTGAACAGGAATTGAGCAATCTCAAAGGCCCCGTCCATTTTCTGCCGGCAGATATTTCGTCCATGGACCAGGCCAAAGAATTGATTGACACCATTATTGAGCAGGAAAACAAGCTGGATTACCTCATCAATAATGCCGGTATTACCCGGGACAACCTGCTTTTGCGGATGAAAGAACAGGAATGGGATGAGGTCATGGAAGTCAACCTGAAAGGTTGTTTCAACTGCACAAAAGCCGCAGTAAAAGGAATGGTCAGAAAACGTTTCGGCCGCCTGGTATTTCTGTCATCAGTTGTGGGAATGATGGGCAACCCCGGACAGGCCAATTATGCAGCCTCCAAGGCGGGAATAATCGGCTTCAGTAAAAGCATTGCCAGGGAGCTGGCTTCCCGCCAGATCACCAGTAACGTTATCGCTCCCGGTTATATTGAAACAGAAATGACCGCCGGGATGACAGACCAGGCTAAAAATGATATGCTGAGTCTGATTCCAGCCCAGCGTCTGGGAACCGTTGATGATATTGCCCATGCGGTTGCCTTCCTGGTTTCACCTCTGGCTTCATATATCACCGGCCAGGTATTACAGGTCAACGGTGGCCTGCTGATGCCCTGATGGCCAGTTCACATAGACTCAATCATAATCAACTGGGAATAGAAGATACTTAAAACAGGAGGAAATAAAACATGTCGGTTGAACAGAAGGTAAAAGAAATTATAGCTGAACAGCTGGGAATTAAAGATCTTGCTGAGATTACCAACGAAGCATCTTTCATTGATGATCTGGGGGCTGATTCCCTGGATACCGTGGAGTTGGTCATGGCTTTTGAAGAAGAATACGGCGTTGAAATTCCCGATGAGGATGCGGAGAAAATCAGGACCGTTCAGTCTGCCATTGACTATATCAACGAACACCTGCCGGCGGAATAAACAGCGGCTGGAATCAACTTTATTGAAGTCATAAAAAGACGTTCTCCTTCCAGGTGAACGTCTTTTTTTCTTTACAATTTTCCCAAATAATACTACAAAAAAGTTCTTTTTGGCTGACTCAGGCTCATATCCTGAAAAGCATGGAGGTAACGCGTGAAAAGACGGGTTGTGATAACCGGAGTAGGATTGGTTACGCCACTGGGAACCGGGGTTGAGAAGAACTGGCAGGCGCTGATGGCCGGTCAATGCGGCATCGGCTTGATCACTAAATTTGAGGCTGAAAACCTGGCAACTAAAATTGCCGGGGAAGTTCTTGATTTTGAACCCACTGATTTCATGGCTGCCAAAGATGCCAAACGGGTGGGAACCTTTATCCAATATGGATTGGCAGCTACCGATATGGCCATGGAAATGGCCGGATTAACCATTGATGATTCACTCAGCACTAAAACCGGGGTTTCCGTTGGCTCGGGCCTTGGGGGACTGGAATTACTTGAACGTAATCATGATATTCTGAAAAAGAGCGGTCCCAGACGCATTTCACCGTTTTTCATCCCCGGCATGATTTCCAACCTGGCACCGGGCAATATCTCCATCCGCCACAATGCAAAAGGTCCGAATCTTTCGGTGGTAACCGCCTGCGCCACCGGCAGCCATTCGATCGGAGAAGGATTTAAAGTTATTCAGCGCCAGGATGCGGATATTATGGTAGCCGGAGGAACGGAATCGGCAGTTACCGCCTTGAGCGTCGCTGGCTTTAATGCCATGAAGGCCCTCTCAACCCGAAATGATCAGCCGGAAAAAGCCAGCCGTCCTTTCGATGCGGATCGGGACGGTTTTATCATGGCGGAAGGCGCCGGCATCCTGATTCTGGAAGAACTGGAATTTGCTCTCCGGCGAGGCGCACCGATACTGGCGGAGATAGTCGGCTATGGAGCCAGCGCTGATGCTTTCCATGTGGCCGCCCCGGCTCCTGAAGGTGAAGGTGCTGCCAGGGCAATCCAGCTGGCTTTAGATGATGCCGGACTGCCCAAAGAAACATATGGTTATGTCAATGCCCACGGAACTTCCACCTATTTCAATGATCTTTATGAAACCATGGCCATCAGAAAGGTTTTCGCCAACCACGCGGACAAGCTGCTGGTCAGTTCCAGCAAGTCTATGACCGGCCACATGCTGGGGGGAACCGGGGCGGTGGAAGCCGCGATCACAGTTCTTTCCCTGAATCGCGGCATGGTTCATCCAACCATCAACCTGGAAAACCAGGATGAACTGTGTGATCTGAATTACGTTCCCAACCAGGCCCGGAAAATAACCTTGGATGCGGCAATTTCAAACTCTTTCGGTTTTGGCGGCACCAATGCCTGCCTGGCATTCAGCCGCTATCAGGATTAACAATAATGACTACCAAGTTGCAACAAAGTTCACTTCCCCCCCTGCTGATTGCCAGTGATCATGGCGGCTATGCCTTAAAAAAACAATTAAAGGCCGCCCTTGCTGACACCTATGACATAACCGACCTGGGAACTGACTCGGAAGCTTCCGTTGATTACCCGGTTTATGCCTACCGTCTGGCCGACATGATGGCCAGCGGCCAGTATCCCCGGGGGATTCTCATCTGCGGCACCGGCATTGGCATGTCCATTGCCGCCAACCGCAACCCACTGATCAGGGCGGCACTGGTAACCGATCAATTCACCGCCCAAATGGCCGGCGAACATAATAATGCCAACATCCTTGTGCTTGGCGGCCGGGTCACCAAAGCCACTGAAGCCATAAAAATCAGCAAAACCTGGTTAACCACTTCCTTTGCCGGTGGTCGCCATGAAAGGCGGGTAAAACAACTGGATAAAACCCCATCAAGTCCCCACCTGGCGGCCGCGGATCCCGATATTTTTCAACTAATCGAGAATGAAACCAGGCGACAGGAAGAAAAGCTGATCATGATTGCTTCCGAAAACTATGCCAGCCAGGCGGTTCTGGAAGCTCAGGGAAGTGTTCTGACCAATAAATACGCGGAAGGATACCCGTTTAAGCGATATTATGGTGGCTGCCAATTTGTGGATCAGGTCGAGCAGCTGGCCATCAAGCGGGCAAAGGATCTGTTTCATGCCGAGTACGTGAACGTCCAGCCTCTTTCGGGCTCCTCAGCTAATATGGCCGTCTACTTGAGTGTTCTGGATGCCGGGGATAAAATACTGGGCATGAGCCTGGCTCATGGTGGACATCTGACCCATGGAGCTCCGGTAAGCTTTTCCGGTAAACTTTTCCAATCCACATCCTATGGAGTCAACCGGGAAAATCATTATCTTGACTATGATGAAATTGAGAAAATTGCCACCCGCGAACAACCAAAAATTATTGTCGCCGGGGCCAGCGCCTATTCCCGGGAAATTGATTTCCCCCGGTTTCGGCAGATTGCTGATCGGGTCGGCGCCATACTGATGGTTGATATGGCCCACATTGCCGGCCTGGTAGCCGCGGGGGTTCATCCATCACCGCTACCATTCGCGGATTTTGTTACCACCACCACCCACAAAACCCTTCGCGGACCACGGGGCGGCATGATACTCTGCAAGAAGGAATATGGCAGCCGGATTGACAAAGCTATTTTTCCCGGTATCCAGGGAGGCCCATTAATGCATGTGATTGCCGCC
The sequence above is drawn from the Pseudomonadota bacterium genome and encodes:
- the rpiB gene encoding ribose 5-phosphate isomerase B → MTTKLQQSSLPPLLIASDHGGYALKKQLKAALADTYDITDLGTDSEASVDYPVYAYRLADMMASGQYPRGILICGTGIGMSIAANRNPLIRAALVTDQFTAQMAGEHNNANILVLGGRVTKATEAIKISKTWLTTSFAGGRHERRVKQLDKTPSSPHLAAADPDIFQLIENETRRQEEKLIMIASENYASQAVLEAQGSVLTNKYAEGYPFKRYYGGCQFVDQVEQLAIKRAKDLFHAEYVNVQPLSGSSANMAVYLSVLDAGDKILGMSLAHGGHLTHGAPVSFSGKLFQSTSYGVNRENHYLDYDEIEKIATREQPKIIVAGASAYSREIDFPRFRQIADRVGAILMVDMAHIAGLVAAGVHPSPLPFADFVTTTTHKTLRGPRGGMILCKKEYGSRIDKAIFPGIQGGPLMHVIAAKAVSFQESMGEDFKHIQQQTVSNARHLAQELQKLDFSIISGGTDNHLFLIDLTSQPVKGKRAEEVLDEAGITVNKNGIPFDQRSPTDPSGIRIGTPMVSTRGMGEKEMETVAGFIATVLNNPDNTTKIQQIREEVRALCNCFPIYRNRLSG
- the fabD gene encoding ACP S-malonyltransferase, producing MTMQSEKVALLFPGQGSQYVGMGKDFYQTFKVAEDVFVEAGDSLNQDLADICFKAPREELNKTENTQPAILTSSIATLKVLMQEYGIKPVILAGHSLGEYSALVAAGVISFYDAVQVVRARGKFMQTAVPLGFGTMAAVLGMKNEQLENICRETTNPARDKIVEPANYNCPGQVVISGHVKAVDEATLKAKNEGASRAVKLPVSAPFHCSLMEPAARKLAEKFPAVQVNEPQIPVISNVDADTNYSIDKTSDLLIRQVSNTVRWEESMNLMIAQGITRIIEVGPGRVLSGLMKRINRRVKTHTVENVADLKKLAEVIG
- the fabG gene encoding 3-oxoacyl-[acyl-carrier-protein] reductase; its protein translation is MNDTTSAFDFSGRTALVTGGTRGIGRAIVASLASLGTQVYFCGTSRELGKSVEQELSNLKGPVHFLPADISSMDQAKELIDTIIEQENKLDYLINNAGITRDNLLLRMKEQEWDEVMEVNLKGCFNCTKAAVKGMVRKRFGRLVFLSSVVGMMGNPGQANYAASKAGIIGFSKSIARELASRQITSNVIAPGYIETEMTAGMTDQAKNDMLSLIPAQRLGTVDDIAHAVAFLVSPLASYITGQVLQVNGGLLMP
- the acpP gene encoding acyl carrier protein; this encodes MSVEQKVKEIIAEQLGIKDLAEITNEASFIDDLGADSLDTVELVMAFEEEYGVEIPDEDAEKIRTVQSAIDYINEHLPAE
- the fabF gene encoding beta-ketoacyl-ACP synthase II — translated: MKRRVVITGVGLVTPLGTGVEKNWQALMAGQCGIGLITKFEAENLATKIAGEVLDFEPTDFMAAKDAKRVGTFIQYGLAATDMAMEMAGLTIDDSLSTKTGVSVGSGLGGLELLERNHDILKKSGPRRISPFFIPGMISNLAPGNISIRHNAKGPNLSVVTACATGSHSIGEGFKVIQRQDADIMVAGGTESAVTALSVAGFNAMKALSTRNDQPEKASRPFDADRDGFIMAEGAGILILEELEFALRRGAPILAEIVGYGASADAFHVAAPAPEGEGAARAIQLALDDAGLPKETYGYVNAHGTSTYFNDLYETMAIRKVFANHADKLLVSSSKSMTGHMLGGTGAVEAAITVLSLNRGMVHPTINLENQDELCDLNYVPNQARKITLDAAISNSFGFGGTNACLAFSRYQD